The Vicinamibacterales bacterium region ACACCACCCGCCGTGAGCGGCCGGATGGCAGCGGCAAGAGCTCGTTTCCGTCAGGACATGCGGCCGACACTTTCGCGTTTGCCACGGCCCTCGAGCGCCATCTGAACTGGAAACTCTTCGTGCCGGCTTACGTCTTCTCGTCGTACGTGGCGATGTCGCGTTTGCCGGCCAACCGTCATTGGTTGAGTGACGTCGTCTTTGGATCGACCGTCGGCATCATCTCGGGCAGGACGGTAACGGGACACGAGTTGAACAAATATCACGTTCAGCTGGTTCCCGTTCCGGGCGGCATTGTCGTGAGCTACGCGCACCATGCCTACTAGGGCTACGCCCGCAAGCGTGACCGAACTGCCCGTCAGTGCGGTCGAAATGTCTTCCCCGTCTCCAGGAGCGTCTTCAATCGGGAAAGAATCCGAGGCCAGCCGTCTGCGTTCTGCGTATACGCGGGATCGTCATCCGCCCACTCATCGTTCGTCACCACAACCTTGACGGCCTCGGTCTCCGGAGTCAGCTCCACCTTCACCCGCGACATCACTGTGCCCTCGCCCATCCCGAACTTGTACTCGAGCAGCCGCGGTGCCTCGACCGTCAGGATCTTCCCCGTTACATAGCGCGTCGGCTTGCCATCTTTCCCCGGTCCCGACCAACTCATTGCTCCGCCGGGCTTGAGATCCACGTCGAACTCCGCTCCCATGAAAATCGTGCGGTTCGCTTCCTTCGACACAAATCCGTCCCACACCTTCTCGATCGGGGCCGCCATGTAGAAAACAAAACTGAGGGGTGCCTTCGCCATCTCAATCCTCCAGGTTTCGAAGATCACCACGCAGCATGAGTGGTGCACCACGTTCGAGGCCGCCGGGTGGGGCCAGGACGAGATCTACTGGACTGACAACATCTGCTGAATCACCGGGGTGAGTGCTTCAGCGTTCAGCGGCTTGTGCAAGACGGTGAGCGGCATCAGGTGCTGCAACTCACGTAGGCTTGTTGCGGTACCGGTAATCACCACGACAGGCACACTGCGCAATCGTTCGGTGGAACGCATCGACGCGAGCACTTCGACGCCGTTCGTCCAAGGGAGCACCAGATCCAGGACCACGAGAGAGGGTGTTACGCGATTCAGGATCTGGAGTGCCTCGGCACCGTGTGCAGCGGTGATGACCTGATAGCCATCGAAGACAAGCACGTGTTCCAGAAGGCGACGAAGGTCGTCATCGTCTTCAACCACGACCAGGGTTTCCTTTGCCGTGGGCATTTGTTCACCCAGTGTATCGGCCGACATTCGTTTGTTCGTCAAGAATCCGAAGCTCAACCGTCGTATTCATGAAGCTGTAATTCTCGTCAGGCGGAAGACGTCGTCTGGGACTCTGGTACCGCCTTGACGTCGCGCGCATGTGCGACGACGTGGCCACGCTTCGTGATGACATCGCGCGTGTCGTGCAGTGCGGGAGATTGATCCCGACTGAACCGGTAGTTACTGTGTCAGGTTGCCGGGCTCCCCAGGGTCGCCAGCAGAACGCCGTTGGGCGATCCCAGGCCGGTGCACGCGTCCCAGCCCGGCCCGGCGATGTACGCGCCATTCGTTCCCGATGTGATGTCGCGGAATCCCGCCGCCGCGGATTGGCCGTAGATCTGAGGATTGAGATAGCCGAGGGGCTTGCCGCGCTTTTGATTCAGCAGCGCCACGAGCGCGGCCCACAGCGGCGCGACGGCGCTGGTGCCGCCGTACACCGCGCTGTGCCCGTCGACCCGCACGTCGTAGCCGGTGGCAGGATCGGCGTTGCCCGACACATCCGGCACTCCGCGCCCCTGGAAGTGGGGGGCGTTCACGGATGCCGGGACATGCGCGCTCTGCTGGTACGATGGCAACGCGAACACTTCGCTGACGCCTCCGCCGCTCGCACCGCCTGACGCCCCGCCGTTCCAGACGACCTCGTGCTGAATCGTCGCACCCGAGCTTTCCAGCCGCGTTCCCCCGCACGCGAGGACGTGCGGGCTCGAGGCGGGAAAGTCGGCGTGGGCGCGGCCATCGGATACGGCATCGGCGGATCCATCGTCACCCGACGCGCAGCACACGGTGACGCCGAGTGCCGCGGCATCCTGAAACGCCTGGTCGTAGGCCTGCAGCGACTGAGATGTCCACGTCGATTCGGCGCCACCCCAGCTGATCGAGACGATCGTGGGCTTGCGGGTCCGATCGTGCACGGCGGTGGTTATGGCATCGAGAAATCCCTGATCGGTGTTGGGAGCAAAGTACACGGCGATCTGCGCGCCGGACGCGATCGCGCCGACGACTTCGATGTCCAGCAACACTTCACCGTCGGCGCTGTTGGGATCGCCGACCGGCCGGTTCCTGGCGCCGTCGACCGACACCGCGGACACGCGCGGCTGCTTCAGACCGAGGCCGGCGAAGTACGCCTGAAGATCGGCGGTCGCATAGCCGCCGCCCAGCTCGATGATCGCGACGGTCTGTCCGGCCCCCGTCACGTCGGTCGGAAAGTTATAGAGCTTCGCAACCGCGGGCGGCGAGTACGACGTATCCCCGGCGGCTCTCGGCGTGACCCTCCACAGCCGCCTGCAGCGAGTCTCGGCCTGCGGTCGATTGTCGAGTCCGAGGACCGCAACGACCATGTTCTGCAAGGATGCCGGTAGAAACAGCTCGCCCGTGCGCGCTCGATATGTGCCGTGTCGCCCCTGATAGAGCTTCAGTTGGGTACCGAACGCCTCGTTCATCGACGCGACCGATCCGGACAGCACGACCGCCCGACGGGCGAGATCAACCGAACCGATCGTCAGATCGTACTGTTCGGCAAATGCTTCGAGGGCGGCGACGTCCTTCGGATCGGCGCCGAACCGAGCGGCGAACTCGTCACGGCTGATTGGCGACGACTCCTGACGAAGATCGAGAGCGGCCCGGCGCCGGAGGACAACGGTCACTTCGATCGTGTCTGTTGCGCTCGGCGCTCCGACGATGTTCGCGTCGGGGGGCGGCTGGCGATGACTTCCCGAAAGCGCAAAGCGTTGAACGGCCATGCTCCTCCTTCGCCAGGCTCCGCCCTTTACGAAGCTGGCTTCACCCCCGATTGTGTGGCCGCGGTGCGGCGCCGCGCAAACAGGAAGGCCGCGCCGCTCCCGAGCAGCAGCAGCGATGCCGGCTCAGGGGTCAGCGCCGGTGGGACGTCGCTGAACTCCAGGCGGAAGTCCTCGACTCCATTGGCGGCGCCTCCCGGCAGCGTGCTGATCGCGGCCATCGAGATAAGGAAATCGTACCGGCCCGGTTGCAGTGTGCCTGGCTGGTATCGGTCAATCGAGTCGCTGTCCCTGAGAGAAAAAATTGGCGTATCCGGAGCGTTGTCGTCGGTGATCGACGCCTGCCAGGAGGTGGTGTCACCGTCGTTCAGGCGGCTGCTCTCGAAGACACCGATAAAGACGTAGTTCTGCGGTTGGCTGAGATCCAGCGTCAGGCGGTAGTAGCTCTGGCCCGTGCCGTACGCACCCGGGGCCGTGACCTGTCCGGAGACCGATCCCTGCCCATAGAAGAATCGCTCGGCTTCCATGATCCTGCTCATTTGCGTCGCCGACCCGACGGCGCTCGGGTTGGGTTCGAGCGGAGGCACGGCGGTCTGCGCCATGCTATCGAGGTTGTTCTGGGCGATGTTCGTCAGGCCGCAGCAGGTGGCGGACGCCGCCGCCTGGACAAACCGGCTGGAGCTGACGACGGTGATGGGGTCGGCCACCGCCGGAGCCACTGCCGTGATCAGGAAAACGGCCGGGAGAAATCGGTAAGGGAGCGGCATACGGACCTCCAGCGACGCGCCCGGCGGGCAATCGCAGGGCGCCGGGTGAGCCGGAATGCAAGAGGTCGGACGTCAGCCGTTCACCACGTGGTATCGAATTCGGCCGTCAGGTGCTGCCGCAGGAATCGCAGTGTCAGGCGCACGATGTCGCGCGACGTGCGGCTGTCGTCGAAGAGATCGAAGGCGTGCGTACCCTCTCTCGCGTCCGCACTCGAGCGTCGCCAGTGTGATTCTCCTTGCGGGCCTTGTATCAAGTGGGGATACTTGAGACCTGCTTGCCGGCAAGCGGCGCGCTTGCAAGGCCATGAAACGTCCCGATCGCCCCCCAGACCCCCAGACCGATCCCGCGCGACATCGACGACAGGTCCACCATGCCGCTCGGCGCCGAATTCGTAGCTGTCCTTCGTCACTCCGACGGCGTTGGCGCGATGCTGATCAGGCCTGACTGATGTGCGGCATCGTCGGATTCCTCAACCTGGATGGCGCGCCGGTCGACGCCGGCGTGCTTGGCGCGATGACGGACCTGCTTCGTCATCGCGGCCCCGACGACCGAGGCACCTGCTTCCTGTCGCTACGCGGCGGCGCCCCCGACCTCGCGCTCGGTGTTCAGCGACTGGCCGTTCTCGACCGGTCGGCGCGCGGGCATCAGCCCATGCTGAGCACAATGAGCGGCGACGGCGCCACGGCGCTGCTCTTCAACGGCGAAGTCTACGATGCGCCCGAGCACCGCTCGGCACTCGAGCGCGACGGCTGTCGATTCCGCACCGGCACGGACACCGAAGTGGTCCTCGCGCTCTACGAGCGAGACGGCGTGGAGCGGATGCTCGAACAGCTGGACGGGATGTTCGCCATGGCGATCGCCGACACGCGCCGCGGCGCGGTCCATCTGGTCCGCGATCGCCTCGGCATCAAGCCGCTGTACTGGTCGCGGCAGGGTTCGACCGTACTCTTCGCGTCGGAAGCGAAGGCGTTCCTCGCGCACCCGTCGTTTCGCGCGGCGATCGACCCGGCCCAGGTCGATGAAGTCCTGGCATTCCGCTCGATTGCCGGCGAGGCGTCGCTCCTCGAGGGGGTGCGCCTCGTCAGGCCAGGCCATCGCCTGACGATCACGCCGGAAAGCTGCACGGACACCTGCTACTGGAGCGTCCCCGACTACGGAGAGAAAACGCACCTGTCGCGGAGCGAAGCGATCGAGGGTTTCGGCCGTCTGCTCGGCCGAAGCGTCGGCATGCAGCTGCGGGGCGACGTGACGGTTGGCTGTCAGTTATCCGGAGGCGTCGACTCGTCGCTTGTCACCGTCCTGGCGCGCGCGCATCACCCTGATCCGGATCTACATGCGTTCTCGATAGTCTTCGACCACACGCCGTTCTCGGAAGAGCCGTGGATCGTCACGGCCGCCACCGCCGCTGGCGCCATCAGCCATCGATTCGTGTTCGACGCCGCCGCCTTCATTGGCGCGCTCGATGCCGCGAGCTGGCACCTCGATCAGCCGATCGGGCATCCGAACTCGATGGCCCTCTGGCTGCTGGCCCAGCGCGCGCGCGAGCATGCCACGGTGCTGCTCAGCGGGGAAGGGGCCGACGAACTCTTCGGCGGCTACGCTCGCGCGCTCGACGCGCACGCGCCCGCAGGCTCCGGCCGGCCAGGCGCGACCGACCCGATCGACGCTTTCATCCGTGCGTCGCAGTTCCATTCCGAAACCCGCCTGATGCGGCTGCGCCGCGGCGCGGACCTGCGGCCGGCGATCGAGAAGCGGCGCGCGCTCTTCCGCGAAGGGCATGCCGACCATCTGTCGAACTGTCTGAAGTACGACATGCAGACGCATCTGGTCGACGTGCTCATGCGCCAGGACAAGATGACGATGGCCCACGGCGTGGAGAACCGTGTGCCGTTTCTCGACCGCCACGTGGTCGACTTCGCCCGTTCCCTGCCGGAGGAGCACCTGGTCGGACCGCTGTTGCCAGGCGGCGCGCCGTGCGCGAAGGTCGTAGTCAAAGCGCTCGCGCAGCGCCATTTCGACGCGGGTTTCGTCCACCGCCGCAAGCGTGGCTTCAATCTGCCCCTCTCGCAGTACTTCCGCAGTCGTCCGTTCGAGGCGCTGATGGAGGATCGCCTGTTGCCCGGCATGGCCGCGCGCGGGCTCGTGGACGTCGCCGTCGTCCGCCGCTGGTGGCGCCGCGCCCTGTCGGCGCCGTCCACGACCGAAGGGTTCTGGATCACGATCGCGCTCGAGTTGTGGGCGCAGCAGTTCATCGATCGTTGATGCGCGGGGAAAACCTTGCGCTGATGTGCAAGGGGCACGGGAACCGGACTGAAGCGCGGAACCGCCGTTCGAACCGTCAGCGCAGCTCACCTGCCGCATTGGTGAGGACGACGTTCGAGAGCACGGCGGTGTCGAGCGTGACCGGCTGATGCGAGCAGAACCCGATGCCGACATAGAACGGCCCGTCGAGATGCAGCGTCACGAACGGACCGATCGGGTGCAGCGGTTCACCCTCGAGGCTGACGAACAAGGCGAACGCATCGCCTCGCTTCTCGATGCCAATGCGCCGGGCCGTGATCGTCACCAGGCTGTCGGGGCTGGCACCTCCGGGCCGGCCGCGGCCGCCGATCCGGTACTCCGTGTCGGTGATACGCCGATTCTTCTCGGCCCGCAGGCCGAGCTGGATCATCCCCGCGCCGTGCAGCGCCGCGAGCGCCTCCTTCGAGTCGTCGTCGAGATCCTGGCGGATGACGAGCACGGTTTTGCGGTCGC contains the following coding sequences:
- a CDS encoding SRPBCC domain-containing protein, whose protein sequence is MVIFETWRIEMAKAPLSFVFYMAAPIEKVWDGFVSKEANRTIFMGAEFDVDLKPGGAMSWSGPGKDGKPTRYVTGKILTVEAPRLLEYKFGMGEGTVMSRVKVELTPETEAVKVVVTNDEWADDDPAYTQNADGWPRILSRLKTLLETGKTFRPH
- a CDS encoding response regulator, whose translation is MPTAKETLVVVEDDDDLRRLLEHVLVFDGYQVITAAHGAEALQILNRVTPSLVVLDLVLPWTNGVEVLASMRSTERLRSVPVVVITGTATSLRELQHLMPLTVLHKPLNAEALTPVIQQMLSVQ
- a CDS encoding S53 family peptidase yields the protein MAVQRFALSGSHRQPPPDANIVGAPSATDTIEVTVVLRRRAALDLRQESSPISRDEFAARFGADPKDVAALEAFAEQYDLTIGSVDLARRAVVLSGSVASMNEAFGTQLKLYQGRHGTYRARTGELFLPASLQNMVVAVLGLDNRPQAETRCRRLWRVTPRAAGDTSYSPPAVAKLYNFPTDVTGAGQTVAIIELGGGYATADLQAYFAGLGLKQPRVSAVSVDGARNRPVGDPNSADGEVLLDIEVVGAIASGAQIAVYFAPNTDQGFLDAITTAVHDRTRKPTIVSISWGGAESTWTSQSLQAYDQAFQDAAALGVTVCCASGDDGSADAVSDGRAHADFPASSPHVLACGGTRLESSGATIQHEVVWNGGASGGASGGGVSEVFALPSYQQSAHVPASVNAPHFQGRGVPDVSGNADPATGYDVRVDGHSAVYGGTSAVAPLWAALVALLNQKRGKPLGYLNPQIYGQSAAAGFRDITSGTNGAYIAGPGWDACTGLGSPNGVLLATLGSPAT
- a CDS encoding PEP-CTERM sorting domain-containing protein, with the translated sequence MAPAVADPITVVSSSRFVQAAASATCCGLTNIAQNNLDSMAQTAVPPLEPNPSAVGSATQMSRIMEAERFFYGQGSVSGQVTAPGAYGTGQSYYRLTLDLSQPQNYVFIGVFESSRLNDGDTTSWQASITDDNAPDTPIFSLRDSDSIDRYQPGTLQPGRYDFLISMAAISTLPGGAANGVEDFRLEFSDVPPALTPEPASLLLLGSGAAFLFARRRTAATQSGVKPAS
- the asnB gene encoding asparagine synthase (glutamine-hydrolyzing), whose product is MCGIVGFLNLDGAPVDAGVLGAMTDLLRHRGPDDRGTCFLSLRGGAPDLALGVQRLAVLDRSARGHQPMLSTMSGDGATALLFNGEVYDAPEHRSALERDGCRFRTGTDTEVVLALYERDGVERMLEQLDGMFAMAIADTRRGAVHLVRDRLGIKPLYWSRQGSTVLFASEAKAFLAHPSFRAAIDPAQVDEVLAFRSIAGEASLLEGVRLVRPGHRLTITPESCTDTCYWSVPDYGEKTHLSRSEAIEGFGRLLGRSVGMQLRGDVTVGCQLSGGVDSSLVTVLARAHHPDPDLHAFSIVFDHTPFSEEPWIVTAATAAGAISHRFVFDAAAFIGALDAASWHLDQPIGHPNSMALWLLAQRAREHATVLLSGEGADELFGGYARALDAHAPAGSGRPGATDPIDAFIRASQFHSETRLMRLRRGADLRPAIEKRRALFREGHADHLSNCLKYDMQTHLVDVLMRQDKMTMAHGVENRVPFLDRHVVDFARSLPEEHLVGPLLPGGAPCAKVVVKALAQRHFDAGFVHRRKRGFNLPLSQYFRSRPFEALMEDRLLPGMAARGLVDVAVVRRWWRRALSAPSTTEGFWITIALELWAQQFIDR